In Nocardioides dokdonensis FR1436, the following are encoded in one genomic region:
- a CDS encoding 4Fe-4S dicluster domain-containing protein, with protein MSRLSEFLSPESLWGRLDDVSGDAGHEDHPPRMGFFTDTSVCIGCKACEVACKEWNEVPDDGYQLTGMSYDNTQQLGASTWRHVAFVEKTLPSRAKPAPEVTDLGMPGSGPPGREVTLPHGEDQATESGDSGLRWLMSSDVCKHCTHAACLDVCPTGSLFRTEFGTVVVQEDICNGCGYCVPACPYGVIDQRKPDGRAFKCTLCYDRLKEGQTPACAQACPTESIQYGEVDELRVRAAARVEELHAKGVDVARLYGADPDDGVGGDGAFFLLLDEPEVYGLPPDPIVTTRDLGAMWRHVGAAAVALAGVGAASFLGRPFAGRWGR; from the coding sequence GTGAGCAGGTTGAGCGAGTTCCTCTCCCCGGAGTCCCTCTGGGGCCGCCTCGACGACGTCAGCGGGGACGCCGGCCACGAGGACCACCCCCCGCGGATGGGCTTCTTCACCGACACCTCGGTGTGCATCGGCTGCAAGGCCTGCGAGGTGGCGTGCAAGGAGTGGAACGAGGTCCCCGACGACGGCTACCAGCTGACCGGGATGTCCTACGACAACACCCAGCAGCTCGGGGCCAGCACCTGGCGCCACGTGGCGTTCGTGGAGAAGACCCTGCCCTCGAGGGCGAAGCCGGCGCCGGAGGTGACCGACCTCGGCATGCCCGGCAGCGGCCCGCCGGGTCGCGAGGTCACGCTGCCGCACGGTGAGGACCAGGCGACGGAGTCCGGGGACAGCGGGCTGCGCTGGCTGATGTCCTCCGACGTGTGCAAGCACTGCACCCACGCTGCCTGCCTCGACGTGTGCCCGACCGGCTCCCTGTTCCGCACCGAGTTCGGCACCGTGGTGGTCCAGGAGGACATCTGCAACGGCTGCGGCTACTGCGTCCCGGCCTGCCCCTACGGCGTCATCGACCAGCGCAAGCCCGATGGCCGCGCCTTCAAGTGCACGCTCTGCTACGACCGGCTCAAGGAGGGCCAGACCCCCGCGTGCGCGCAGGCCTGCCCGACCGAGTCGATCCAGTACGGCGAGGTCGACGAGCTGCGGGTGCGGGCCGCTGCCCGGGTCGAGGAGCTGCACGCCAAGGGCGTCGACGTGGCCCGCCTCTACGGTGCCGACCCTGACGACGGGGTCGGCGGGGACGGGGCGTTCTTCCTGCTCCTGGACGAGCCGGAGGTCTACGGACTGCCGCCGGACCCGATCGTGACGACCCGTGACCTGGGCGCGATGTGGCGCCACGTGGGGGCCGCGGCCGTCGCGCTCGCCGGCGTCGGCGCCGCCTCCTTCCTGGGGAGGCCGTTCGCCGGGCGGTGGGGCCGGTGA
- the nrfD gene encoding NrfD/PsrC family molybdoenzyme membrane anchor subunit — MSRGEQSMVPEPTFESYYGRPILKEPTWKTPDVPIYLWIGGVAGGSALLAEGAALSGLPGLERVTRLTAAGGAVVGTVALVHDLGRPERFLNMLRVFKPTSPLSVGSYILAPFSSFAGAAAASHVTGVAPRLGRLAGLGAAVFGPPLATYTAALFANTAIPVWHEAHRELPFVFGGSAAAAAGGTAMLLAPVAETGPAVRMAAVGAVAELGVSHRMEQRLGMLAEPYGKGLAGRLMRLSRALTVAGLGLSAVSAGASGRGRPWARRLAGASYSAGSLALRFAVFEAGRESARDPKYVVVPQRERIRAREEAARSAASETGSGTLSG, encoded by the coding sequence GTGAGCCGTGGCGAGCAGTCGATGGTCCCGGAGCCGACCTTCGAGTCCTACTACGGCCGCCCGATCCTCAAGGAACCGACCTGGAAGACCCCTGACGTCCCGATCTACCTGTGGATCGGCGGGGTCGCGGGTGGCTCGGCGCTGCTCGCCGAGGGTGCCGCGCTGAGCGGTCTGCCCGGTCTCGAGCGCGTCACCCGGCTCACCGCTGCCGGGGGAGCGGTGGTCGGCACGGTCGCGCTGGTCCACGACCTGGGGCGTCCCGAGCGGTTCCTCAACATGCTGCGCGTCTTCAAGCCGACCTCGCCGCTCTCGGTCGGCTCCTACATCCTGGCTCCCTTCAGCAGCTTCGCCGGCGCCGCCGCGGCCTCCCACGTCACAGGGGTGGCGCCCCGGCTCGGGCGGCTGGCCGGCCTGGGCGCGGCCGTCTTCGGGCCGCCGCTGGCCACCTACACCGCCGCCCTGTTCGCCAACACCGCGATCCCGGTGTGGCACGAGGCGCACCGCGAGCTGCCGTTCGTGTTCGGCGGCTCCGCCGCTGCCGCGGCCGGTGGCACCGCGATGCTGCTCGCGCCCGTCGCGGAGACCGGGCCCGCGGTCCGGATGGCCGCGGTGGGCGCGGTCGCCGAGCTGGGTGTCAGCCACCGGATGGAGCAGCGGCTCGGCATGCTCGCCGAGCCCTACGGGAAGGGGCTGGCGGGTCGGCTCATGAGGCTGTCGCGGGCGCTCACCGTGGCCGGTCTCGGGCTCAGTGCGGTCTCCGCCGGTGCTAGCGGTCGCGGCCGTCCGTGGGCGCGTCGCTTGGCCGGCGCGTCGTACTCGGCCGGCTCGCTGGCGCTGCGCTTCGCGGTCTTCGAGGCCGGGCGGGAGTCGGCCCGCGACCCGAAGTACGTCGTCGTGCCGCAGCGCGAGCGGATCCGGGCGCGCGAGGAGGCGGCCCGGTCCGCCGCATCGGAGACGGGATCCGGCACCCTGTCAGGGTGA